A genomic segment from Diospyros lotus cultivar Yz01 chromosome 5, ASM1463336v1, whole genome shotgun sequence encodes:
- the LOC127802795 gene encoding cytochrome P450 78A3-like encodes MRTDIESLWVFALVSEWRAFSSVNLVWGVLVVGLVWLVFSLIYWVFPGGPAWGKYRFRQVLNFKKPAVIPGPRGLPVIGSMSLMAGLAHHRIAAMAEACDAKRLMSFSLGETRAIVTCHPDVAREILNSSAFADRPVKESAYSLLFNRAIGFAPYGVYWRTLRKIAAAHLFCPKQIKASEAQRSEIAAQMVAMFGARAGAVRVRDYLKHASLNSMMCSVFGRKYRLDSSNTETDELRKLVDEGYELLGTLNWSDHLPFLADFDPQKVRFRCSNLVRKVNRFVGRIIAEHRAKPEQPNPDFVDVLLSLQGPEKLSDSDMIAVLWEMIFRGTDTVAVLMEWILARMVLHPDVQSRVHDELDRVVGRARGVRDGDVGEMVYLTAVVKEVLRLHPPGPLLSWARLSIHDTAVDGHHVPPGTTAMVNMWAIMRDPHVWSDPLAFKPERFLGSGAEFSVLGSDLRLAPFGSGRRTCPGKALGFSTVSFWVAYILHEFELWPSDRNTIDLSEVLTLSCEMATPLSVNVRPRRQA; translated from the exons ATGAGAACAGACATCGAAAGCCTCTGGGTTTTCGCTCTAGTTTCGGAATGGAGAGCTTTCAGTTCTGTAAATTTGGTTTGGGGCGTCCTTGTTGTGGGCTTGGTTTGGCTAGTTTTTAGCTTGATTTACTGGGTATTTCCTGGTGGTCCAGCTTGGGGCAAGTACAGGTTCAGGCAAGTTTTGAACTTCAAGAAGCCTGCGGTTATACCGGGTCCAAGAGGTCTGCCCGTGATAGGGAGCATGAGCCTCATGGCTGGTCTTGCACACCACCGGattgcagccatggccgaggcaTGCGACGCCAAGCGTCTCATGTCTTTCAGCCTCGGCGAGACCAGAGCCATCGTAACGTGTCATCCGGACGTCGCGAGAGAAATTCTCAACAGTTCGGCGTTTGCAGATCGTCCAGTGAAAGAGTCGGCTTACAGCCTTCTGTTCAACAGAGCAATCGGCTTTGCTCCCTACGGGGTTTACTGGAGAACGCTCCGGAAAATCGCAGCCGCCCACCTCTTCTGCCCCAAGCAAATCAAAGCCTCGGAGGCGCAAAGGTCGGAGATTGCTGCTCAAATGGTTGCAATGTTCGGCGCGCGCGCTGGAGCCGTCCGAGTCAGAGACTATCTCAAACACGCCTCCCTCAACAGTATGATGTGCTCAGTCTTCGGACGCAAATACCGCCTCGATTCCAGCAACACAGAAACCGACGAACTCAGGAAACTGGTTGACGAAGGATACGAACTTCTGGGCACGCTCAACTGGTCCGACCACCTCCCTTTCTTAGCCGACTTCGACCCACAAAAAGTCCGGTTCAGATGCTCCAACCTTGTTCGCAAAGTGAACCGGTTCGTCGGCCGGATAATAGCAGAGCATCGAGCAAAACCAGAGCAACCAAACCCTGATTTTGTGGACGTTTTACTCTCTCTTCAGGGCCCCGAGAAACTATCAGACTCCGATATGATCGCCGTCCTATGG GAAATGATATTCAGGGGAACCGATACGGTGGCGGTTCTGATGGAGTGGATACTGGCGAGGATGGTGCTCCACCCGGATGTCCAGTCAAGGGTCCACGATGAGCTAGACAGAGTGGTCGGAAGGGCACGTGGCGTACGAGATGGCGACGTAGGCGAGATGGTGTATCTAACCGCGGTTGTGAAGGAGGTGCTGAGGCTCCACCCGCCCGGCCCGCTGCTGTCGTGGGCGCGCCTATCGATTCATGACACCGCCGTTGATGGGCATCACGTGCCGCCGGGGACCACCGCAATGGTCAACATGTGGGCCATAATGCGGGACCCACATGTGTGGTCCGACCCGCTCGCCTTCAAGCCCGAGAGGTTCCTGGGTTCTGGGGCCGAGTTCTCGGTGCTGGGATCCGACCTGAGGCTCGCGCCTTTCGGGTCGGGTCGGAGGACCTGCCCCGGGAAGGCCCTGGGCTTCAGCACGGTCAGCTTCTGGGTAGCCTACATTTTGCACGAGTTTGAATTGTGGCCGTCGGATCGGAATACTATTGACCTCTCGGAGGTGCTAACGCTGTCTTGTGAGATGGCGACTCCGCTGAGCGTTAACGTGCGACCAAGGCGTCAGGCTTGA